The Nocardioides salarius genome includes a region encoding these proteins:
- a CDS encoding response regulator: protein MAEPAGTTGASWRAVVEASTDALWLLDADGTTVWANRRLGELLGRPDDDLVGTPATEAFAPETRARVARHVSLLARATRGRDNVPMALQRADGTLQPVLVSYSPVREPAAPVRWLHRLTPDPAAGAAPDDGEESLVRRLAEVTERERQLAEAQDISGIGSWSWDVVADRVVWSEQLYRIYDLDPADHVATYQGFLDRIHPDDREMVQERVQATFEGAEEFSFDARVLRPSGEVRWTHGRGRVTRDTTTCRPLRMSGTTADVTALHRHQQAATEATGRIRLLQELAVAANSATTLEEAVVVVGASLVEHTDWSPVAGYRVDSDDGPLRRLDLPIPPACPPDTDLAERARRTARIADGPAPAPHDAPDAPDTSARHLVALPVLAGDQVVAVLQALTGPWVGEEHQRLAAQVADQLGVVATRERDAAEVRAARDAAMEASRLKSEFLATMSHEIRTPMNGVIGLNELLLRTELDDHQHRLAAGVQSAGLSLLAIINDILDLSKIESGKLELEDVDFDVRSVFEQTAAVLSGPAHEKDLELVVSCHPEVPEFLRGDPTRLGQVLTNLGSNAVKFTEHGEVAIRARIERSDDEGVLLRVEVTDTGAGIAPEAQAGLFDAFTQADLSTNRRHGGTGLGLAISQQLVEAMRGRIHVDSELGRGSTFAFTALLEHTSVAPRQSAPRPQPLRDERVLVVDDNETNRFILTEQLAAWHLRPVAVATPAEALAALREAHAAGEPFTIGLLDLVLPRIDGLELARMIHSDPDLAGLKMLLLTSDQAVSSRSARAAGISTTLNKPVRHAELYDALVAATGRGGQPAHRAVRRLVVPSLDLRVLVVEDNPVNQLVATGLLESLGLHVDVADDGLGAVEALRAGHDYALVLMDCRMPEMDGFEATEVIRAREGAGRRVPIIAMTASALEGERERCLQVGMDDFLTKPVDPTALEEVVRRWSRPQPADDAPAPDPAPGPAPGPAPDPTPEPTPEPEPGEEAEPEPPVVDEVRRQVLDELVKDGQSFFDRTARSFSSRIDDQVAAIRAAVDARDANRAFTASHLVKGSALNLGLPRVSAVAAALEAHTHAGRTDEARPLLDELEAEVALAVDELARLVRP, encoded by the coding sequence GTGGCTGAGCCGGCCGGCACCACCGGCGCCTCGTGGCGTGCCGTCGTCGAGGCCAGCACCGACGCGCTGTGGCTCCTCGACGCCGACGGCACCACCGTGTGGGCCAACCGTCGCCTGGGTGAGCTGCTCGGCCGCCCCGACGACGACCTCGTGGGCACCCCCGCCACCGAGGCCTTCGCGCCCGAGACCCGGGCCCGCGTCGCGCGCCACGTCTCCCTGCTCGCGCGCGCCACCCGTGGCCGCGACAACGTGCCGATGGCGCTGCAGCGCGCCGACGGCACGCTGCAGCCGGTGCTCGTCAGCTACTCGCCCGTGCGCGAGCCCGCAGCCCCGGTCCGCTGGCTGCACCGGCTGACCCCCGACCCTGCTGCCGGTGCCGCACCGGACGACGGGGAGGAGTCGCTCGTCCGACGTCTCGCCGAGGTCACCGAGCGCGAGCGCCAGCTCGCCGAGGCGCAGGACATCTCCGGCATCGGCAGCTGGTCCTGGGACGTCGTGGCCGACCGGGTCGTGTGGTCCGAGCAGCTCTACCGCATCTACGACCTGGACCCCGCCGACCACGTCGCGACCTACCAGGGCTTCCTCGACCGCATCCACCCCGACGACCGCGAGATGGTGCAGGAACGGGTGCAGGCCACCTTCGAGGGCGCCGAGGAGTTCTCGTTCGACGCTCGGGTGCTGCGTCCGTCGGGCGAGGTGCGCTGGACCCACGGCCGGGGCCGGGTCACCCGCGACACCACGACCTGTCGCCCGCTGCGGATGAGCGGCACCACCGCCGACGTCACGGCCCTGCACCGCCACCAGCAGGCCGCGACCGAGGCCACCGGGCGGATCCGCCTGCTGCAGGAGCTCGCCGTCGCGGCCAACAGCGCCACCACGCTCGAAGAGGCCGTCGTCGTCGTCGGGGCCTCCCTGGTCGAGCACACCGACTGGTCGCCGGTCGCCGGCTACCGCGTCGACTCCGACGACGGGCCCCTGCGCCGCCTCGACCTGCCGATCCCGCCCGCCTGCCCGCCCGACACCGACCTGGCCGAGCGCGCACGTCGTACCGCCCGCATCGCCGACGGCCCCGCCCCGGCGCCGCACGACGCCCCCGACGCCCCCGACACCAGCGCCCGGCACCTCGTCGCCCTGCCGGTGCTGGCCGGCGACCAGGTCGTGGCCGTCCTGCAGGCCCTGACCGGCCCCTGGGTCGGCGAGGAGCACCAGCGCCTGGCCGCGCAGGTCGCCGACCAGCTCGGTGTCGTCGCGACCCGCGAACGTGACGCCGCCGAGGTGCGCGCCGCGCGCGACGCCGCGATGGAGGCCTCCCGGCTCAAGTCGGAGTTCCTGGCCACGATGAGCCACGAGATCCGCACACCGATGAACGGCGTCATCGGCCTCAACGAGCTGCTGCTGCGCACCGAGCTCGACGACCACCAGCACCGGCTCGCGGCAGGCGTGCAGAGCGCCGGGCTGTCGCTGCTGGCGATCATCAACGACATCCTCGACCTGTCGAAGATCGAGTCGGGCAAGCTCGAGCTGGAGGACGTCGACTTCGACGTGCGCAGCGTCTTCGAGCAGACCGCGGCCGTGCTCAGCGGGCCGGCCCACGAGAAGGACCTCGAGCTGGTGGTCTCCTGCCACCCCGAGGTGCCGGAGTTCCTGCGCGGCGACCCGACCCGCCTGGGCCAGGTCCTGACCAACCTCGGCTCCAACGCGGTCAAGTTCACCGAGCACGGCGAGGTCGCGATCCGGGCGCGTATCGAGCGCAGCGACGACGAGGGGGTGCTGCTGCGGGTCGAGGTCACCGACACCGGTGCCGGCATCGCGCCCGAGGCCCAGGCGGGCCTCTTCGACGCCTTCACCCAGGCCGACCTCTCGACCAACCGGCGCCACGGCGGCACCGGCCTCGGTCTGGCGATCTCGCAGCAGCTCGTCGAGGCCATGCGCGGGCGGATCCATGTCGACAGCGAGCTCGGCCGCGGCAGCACCTTCGCCTTCACCGCCCTGCTGGAGCACACCTCGGTGGCCCCGCGGCAGAGCGCCCCGCGACCCCAGCCGCTGCGCGACGAGCGGGTCCTGGTGGTCGACGACAACGAGACCAACCGCTTCATCCTCACCGAGCAGCTCGCCGCCTGGCACCTGCGACCCGTGGCGGTGGCCACCCCGGCCGAGGCGCTGGCGGCGCTGCGCGAGGCGCACGCGGCGGGCGAGCCGTTCACCATCGGCCTGCTCGACCTGGTGCTGCCCCGCATCGACGGACTCGAGCTGGCCCGGATGATCCACAGCGACCCCGACCTCGCCGGGCTGAAGATGCTGCTGCTGACCTCCGACCAGGCCGTCAGCAGCCGCAGCGCCCGCGCCGCCGGCATCAGCACCACCCTCAACAAGCCGGTGCGCCACGCCGAGCTCTACGACGCGCTGGTCGCCGCCACCGGGCGCGGTGGGCAGCCGGCGCACCGCGCGGTGCGCCGGCTGGTGGTGCCCTCCCTCGACCTCCGGGTGCTCGTCGTCGAGGACAACCCGGTCAACCAGCTCGTGGCCACGGGGCTGCTGGAGTCGCTGGGGCTGCACGTCGACGTCGCCGACGACGGGCTGGGCGCCGTCGAGGCGCTGCGCGCCGGGCACGACTACGCGCTGGTGCTGATGGACTGCCGGATGCCGGAGATGGACGGCTTCGAGGCCACCGAGGTGATCCGGGCCCGCGAGGGCGCCGGGCGCCGGGTGCCGATCATCGCCATGACGGCCTCGGCGCTCGAGGGCGAGCGGGAGCGCTGCCTGCAGGTCGGGATGGACGACTTCCTGACCAAGCCCGTCGACCCGACCGCGCTGGAGGAGGTGGTGCGGCGCTGGAGCCGGCCCCAGCCTGCCGACGACGCCCCAGCACCCGACCCCGCACCAGGTCCGGCACCAGGTCCGGCACCCGACCCGACCCCCGAACCGACCCCCGAGCCGGAGCCGGGTGAGGAGGCCGAGCCGGAGCCGCCGGTGGTCGACGAGGTGCGCCGCCAGGTCCTCGACGAGCTGGTCAAGGACGGACAGAGCTTCTTCGACCGCACGGCGCGCTCCTTCTCCAGCCGCATCGACGACCAGGTCGCGGCCATCCGCGCCGCCGTCGACGCCCGCGACGCCAACCGTGCCTTCACCGCCTCCCACCTGGTCAAGGGCAGCGCGCTCAACCTGGGCCTGCCCCGGGTCTCCGCCGTGGCCGCCGCGCTCGAGGCCCACACCCACGCCGGGCGCACCGACGAGGCCCGGCCGCTGCTCGACGAGCTCGAGGCCGAGGTGGCGCTCGCCGTCGACGAGCTCGCCCGGCTGGTGCGGCCCTGA
- a CDS encoding CNNM domain-containing protein, giving the protein MTGLAAIPVTIAIIAASAFFVAVEFSVIAARRTRLEAAAADSRSARAALRSASEVPLLLAGSQLGITACTLALGAVTKPAVDHALEPVLEQVGLPAYAAAPASFALALLLVTFLHLVVGEMAPKSWAISHPERSATMLALPMRAFMWTFRPALHVLNEAANRLVQRLGVEPKAEVAIEQDPDDLRELVRHSAETGELDAGSSAQLVSALETSRATVDQVVGDRELVVVEAGASVAEVHEQARTTGHLRVLVGSRHAPTGVVHVRDTLTAGDDDPVAPFVRDLHRLDGSTTVLEALSDLREQGTQIALVVREGAAPAVVTIADLLSRLMPATARAERVVSD; this is encoded by the coding sequence ATGACCGGTCTGGCCGCCATCCCCGTCACCATCGCCATCATCGCCGCGAGCGCCTTCTTCGTGGCCGTCGAGTTCTCGGTGATCGCGGCCCGGCGCACCCGCCTCGAGGCGGCCGCGGCCGACAGCCGCTCGGCGCGGGCCGCCCTGCGCAGCGCCTCCGAGGTGCCGCTGCTGCTGGCCGGCAGCCAGCTCGGCATCACCGCGTGCACGCTCGCGCTGGGCGCGGTCACCAAGCCGGCCGTCGACCACGCGCTCGAGCCGGTGCTCGAGCAGGTCGGCCTCCCGGCGTACGCCGCCGCCCCGGCGTCGTTCGCCCTGGCGCTGCTGCTGGTCACCTTCCTGCACCTGGTGGTGGGCGAGATGGCGCCCAAGTCGTGGGCGATCAGCCACCCCGAGCGCTCCGCGACCATGCTCGCGCTGCCGATGCGCGCGTTCATGTGGACCTTCCGCCCGGCGCTGCACGTGCTCAACGAGGCCGCCAACCGTCTCGTCCAGCGCCTGGGCGTGGAGCCGAAGGCCGAGGTGGCCATCGAGCAGGACCCGGACGACCTGCGCGAGCTGGTGCGCCACTCCGCCGAGACCGGTGAGCTCGACGCCGGCTCCTCCGCGCAGCTCGTGAGCGCGCTGGAGACGTCGCGAGCCACCGTCGACCAGGTGGTCGGCGACCGCGAGCTCGTCGTGGTCGAGGCCGGGGCCAGCGTCGCGGAGGTGCACGAGCAGGCCCGCACCACCGGTCACCTGCGGGTGCTGGTGGGCAGCCGGCACGCCCCCACCGGCGTCGTGCACGTGCGCGACACCCTGACCGCGGGCGACGACGACCCGGTGGCCCCGTTCGTGCGCGACCTGCACCGCCTCGACGGGAGCACGACGGTGCTGGAGGCCCTCTCCGACCTGCGTGAGCAGGGCACCCAGATCGCCCTGGTCGTGCGCGAGGGCGCCGCCCCGGCGGTGGTGACCATCGCCGACCTGCTGTCGCGGCTGATGCCGGCGACGGCAAGGGCCGAGCGGGTCGTCTCCGACTAG
- a CDS encoding hemolysin family protein, which translates to MDVALTLVAGTLLIAVIIAANGYFVAQEFAYMAVDRSRLKAMAGRGDKAARRTLRITDRTSFMLSGAQLGITVTGLLVGYVAEPVLGTAIGEVLGGVGVPTATGVLAGTVLVLVGSTFVQMLFGELFPKNLAIARPYPVAERLSRSTLLYMGAFGWLIRVFDAASNALLKVLRIEPVHDVEHSANLHDLRRIVTVSRDAGELPPELSLVLDRMLDFPQRPVGHALVPRSRVDVIAQDTPLAEVRDAMEGGHSRYPVLDDEGDIVGVVHLVDVLEALHGVADDEARASRPVAEVVRPATVVPSLMLLPAALAAMERSGDQMACVVDEYGGFVGVVTVEDLAEEVVGEITDEHDVDEEPHLAPIGDDGRWSVRGDAPLDEVEREIGVSLPEGDYVTLGGLVISSFGALPDVGERVVVALPADPADLAHDDDPPERHLEVEVLEVARHVPTQLAVALCTSEPVSDLPSTESEVAR; encoded by the coding sequence ATGGACGTCGCCCTCACCCTGGTCGCGGGCACCCTGCTGATCGCCGTCATCATCGCGGCGAACGGCTACTTCGTGGCCCAGGAGTTCGCCTACATGGCCGTCGACCGGTCGCGCCTGAAGGCCATGGCCGGGCGCGGCGACAAGGCCGCCCGCCGCACCCTGCGCATCACCGACCGCACCTCCTTCATGCTCTCGGGCGCCCAGCTCGGCATCACCGTGACGGGCCTGCTGGTCGGCTACGTGGCCGAGCCGGTGCTGGGCACCGCGATCGGCGAGGTCCTGGGCGGGGTGGGGGTGCCCACCGCCACGGGCGTCCTGGCCGGCACCGTGCTGGTGCTGGTCGGCTCGACCTTCGTGCAGATGCTCTTCGGCGAGCTGTTCCCCAAGAACCTCGCCATCGCCCGGCCCTACCCGGTCGCCGAGCGCCTCTCGCGCTCGACGCTGCTCTACATGGGCGCCTTCGGCTGGCTGATCAGGGTCTTCGACGCCGCCTCCAACGCGCTGCTCAAGGTGCTGCGCATCGAGCCGGTGCACGACGTCGAGCACTCCGCCAACCTGCACGACCTGCGCCGCATCGTGACCGTCTCCCGCGACGCCGGCGAGCTGCCGCCCGAGCTGAGCCTGGTGCTCGACCGGATGCTCGACTTCCCTCAGCGCCCCGTGGGCCACGCCCTGGTGCCGCGCTCCCGCGTCGACGTCATCGCCCAGGACACCCCGCTCGCGGAGGTGCGCGACGCCATGGAGGGCGGTCACTCGCGCTACCCCGTGCTCGACGACGAGGGCGACATCGTGGGGGTGGTCCACCTCGTCGACGTGCTCGAGGCCCTGCACGGGGTCGCCGACGACGAGGCCCGCGCGAGCCGCCCCGTGGCCGAGGTGGTGCGGCCCGCCACGGTCGTGCCGAGCCTGATGCTGCTGCCCGCGGCGCTGGCGGCGATGGAGCGCAGCGGCGACCAGATGGCCTGCGTGGTCGACGAGTACGGCGGCTTCGTCGGCGTGGTGACGGTCGAGGACCTCGCCGAGGAGGTCGTCGGCGAGATCACCGACGAGCACGACGTCGACGAGGAGCCGCACCTGGCGCCGATCGGCGACGACGGTCGCTGGAGCGTGCGCGGCGACGCCCCCCTCGACGAGGTCGAGCGCGAGATCGGGGTGTCGCTGCCCGAGGGCGACTACGTCACCCTCGGCGGCCTGGTGATCTCCTCGTTCGGGGCGCTGCCCGACGTCGGCGAGCGCGTCGTGGTGGCCCTGCCCGCCGACCCCGCCGACCTGGCCCACGACGACGACCCGCCCGAGCGCCACCTTGAGGTGGAGGTGCTCGAGGTCGCCAGGCACGTGCCCACCCAGCTGGCCGTGGCCCTGTGCACCAGCGAGCCCGTCAGCGACCTGCCGAGCACCGAGAGCGAGGTCGCCCGATGA
- a CDS encoding CBS domain-containing protein, translating to MTTARELMTPDAHCARTEETVATAAARMRDLGVGSLPICGEDQRLHGVVTDRDIVVGCVADGKDPSQVLVAQFCAEEPVTIGADDDAGEALRTMMDHDVRRLPVIDGHRLVGMLSQADLARALPEDEVGRMLAAVSAPPSDR from the coding sequence ATGACCACTGCACGCGAGCTGATGACCCCCGACGCCCACTGCGCGCGCACCGAGGAGACCGTGGCCACGGCGGCGGCCCGGATGCGCGACCTCGGGGTCGGCTCCCTGCCCATCTGCGGCGAGGACCAGCGCCTGCACGGCGTCGTGACCGACCGCGACATCGTCGTGGGCTGCGTGGCCGACGGCAAGGACCCCTCGCAGGTGCTGGTGGCGCAGTTCTGCGCGGAGGAGCCGGTGACCATCGGCGCCGACGACGACGCGGGCGAGGCGCTGCGCACGATGATGGACCACGACGTGCGCCGGCTGCCCGTCATCGACGGACACCGGCTCGTCGGCATGCTCAGCCAGGCCGACCTGGCGCGGGCGCTGCCCGAGGACGAGGTGGGCCGGATGCTGGCGGCGGTCTCCGCCCCGCCGTCCGACCGCTGA
- a CDS encoding ANTAR domain-containing protein yields the protein MSQHAHLLLQLTRMLARQELRGAPLSMRLCTAYVRLARAERGAISLGSLGDERALLCATDEPAARYEDAQDLAGEGPTLQALRTGAVASVDSSEAHASTWPRLSGLSPQHPAHVHALPMRPDGVVVGVVTVHFEAAGMLDEEQESLHFLGDAVGAACLGQASYDDDSRGLWSERDRVAQATGAIVAQLRVGPADAAAILRAHAFASDASVHEVARRVVSGELDFSRDPYGGTQ from the coding sequence GTGTCGCAGCACGCCCACCTGCTGCTGCAGCTGACCCGCATGCTGGCTCGCCAGGAGCTCAGGGGAGCGCCGCTGTCGATGCGGCTCTGCACCGCCTACGTGCGCCTGGCGCGGGCCGAGCGCGGCGCGATCTCGCTGGGGTCGCTGGGCGACGAGCGCGCCCTGCTCTGCGCCACCGACGAGCCGGCCGCGCGCTACGAGGACGCCCAGGACCTGGCGGGGGAGGGCCCCACCCTGCAGGCGCTGCGCACGGGGGCGGTGGCCTCCGTCGACTCCAGCGAGGCGCACGCCAGCACCTGGCCGCGGCTCTCGGGCCTGTCGCCGCAGCACCCCGCCCACGTCCACGCCCTGCCCATGCGCCCCGACGGGGTGGTGGTCGGCGTCGTCACGGTGCACTTCGAGGCCGCCGGGATGCTCGACGAGGAGCAGGAGAGCCTGCACTTCCTCGGTGACGCCGTCGGGGCCGCGTGCCTGGGCCAGGCGTCGTACGACGACGACAGCCGGGGCCTGTGGTCCGAGCGCGACCGGGTGGCCCAGGCGACCGGCGCGATCGTGGCGCAGCTGCGGGTCGGTCCCGCCGACGCCGCGGCCATCCTGCGGGCCCACGCCTTCGCCTCCGACGCCAGCGTGCACGAGGTGGCGCGCCGGGTCGTGAGCGGCGAGCTCGACTTCAGCCGAGATCCCTACGGAGGAACCCAGTGA
- a CDS encoding GAF domain-containing protein gives MSDSSVRHALSGAAAALVGGPEDVTDALATLVADCAAGVGASAVAVMTRDGDDSRVALLSATSHRAGELEMLQIQHDRGPCVECLRTDRVVRASGDEMVQRWGEVGQGILEAGFDSVAAFPMRYRATTVGGLNVFHAGGCLDAEDETLVQAVADMATLLVVHARPVPRAHVDALVGEALRAREVVEQAKGVLSYLERIDLATAYERLVERSRRRGTTLTRTALDVIADAQRG, from the coding sequence GTGAGCGACTCGAGCGTGCGACACGCCCTCAGCGGCGCGGCGGCCGCCCTGGTGGGCGGCCCCGAGGACGTCACCGACGCCCTGGCCACGCTGGTGGCCGACTGCGCCGCGGGCGTGGGCGCGTCGGCGGTGGCGGTGATGACGCGCGACGGCGACGACTCCCGGGTGGCGCTGCTCAGCGCCACCTCGCACCGGGCAGGGGAGCTCGAGATGCTGCAGATCCAGCACGACCGCGGCCCGTGCGTGGAGTGCCTGCGCACCGACCGGGTGGTGCGCGCGAGCGGCGACGAGATGGTCCAGCGGTGGGGCGAGGTGGGCCAGGGGATCCTCGAGGCGGGCTTCGACTCGGTGGCGGCGTTCCCGATGCGCTACCGCGCCACGACCGTCGGCGGTCTCAACGTCTTCCACGCCGGGGGCTGCCTCGACGCCGAGGACGAGACGCTGGTGCAGGCCGTGGCCGACATGGCCACGCTCCTGGTCGTCCACGCCCGGCCGGTGCCGCGAGCGCACGTCGACGCGCTGGTGGGCGAGGCCCTGCGGGCCCGCGAGGTGGTGGAGCAGGCGAAGGGCGTGCTGTCCTACCTCGAGCGGATCGACCTGGCCACCGCCTACGAGCGGCTGGTGGAGCGCTCCCGCCGGCGCGGCACCACCTTGACCCGCACCGCCCTCGACGTGATCGCCGACGCGCAGCGAGGCTGA
- a CDS encoding GAF and ANTAR domain-containing protein has product MSAASTPPRPGEPGHRDRTYAAYFARISEGLLSSGDEPLTFERVVRRAVQIVPGCDEGAITVARRRRDAVPAAATAPELELLEQLLDDGGGPSWSGTDSGMLLSEDLRHERRWPGWAAAAVDQGFRSVLAIRLQTEAEDIGALRLYSRRSRAFTDDALDVAEIYATHAATALNQAHLVTGLRTALESRHEIGVAQGILAMRYEISHEQAFELLRRYSSRTNTKLRDVARIVVTTRELPDDDTAPG; this is encoded by the coding sequence ATGTCTGCTGCCTCCACACCCCCGCGTCCGGGCGAGCCCGGCCACCGCGACCGGACCTACGCGGCCTACTTCGCCCGCATCAGCGAGGGCCTCCTCAGCTCGGGCGACGAGCCCCTGACCTTCGAGCGGGTCGTACGCCGAGCCGTGCAGATCGTGCCGGGCTGCGACGAGGGCGCCATCACCGTCGCCCGGCGACGCCGCGACGCCGTTCCGGCAGCCGCGACGGCCCCCGAGCTGGAGCTGCTCGAGCAGCTCCTGGACGACGGCGGCGGCCCGTCCTGGTCGGGCACCGACAGCGGGATGCTGCTCTCCGAGGACCTGCGCCACGAGCGTCGCTGGCCGGGCTGGGCGGCCGCGGCGGTCGACCAGGGCTTCCGCTCGGTCCTGGCCATCCGTCTGCAGACCGAGGCCGAGGACATCGGTGCGCTGCGCCTCTACTCGCGCCGCAGCCGCGCCTTCACCGACGACGCCCTCGACGTCGCGGAGATCTACGCGACGCACGCGGCCACCGCGCTCAACCAGGCCCACCTGGTCACCGGGCTGCGCACCGCCCTGGAGTCGCGCCACGAGATCGGCGTCGCCCAGGGCATCCTCGCGATGCGCTACGAGATCAGCCACGAGCAGGCCTTCGAGCTGCTGCGCCGCTACTCCAGCCGCACCAACACCAAGCTGCGCGACGTGGCCCGCATCGTGGTCACCACTCGCGAACTTCCCGACGACGACACCGCGCCGGGCTGA
- a CDS encoding helix-turn-helix transcriptional regulator, translating to MTTASLVPTRRPAEGGVQIAVIGQSELLTQGLRALLEPFVPTARVDVLGPTLSLQSPRPVVFEPSAPMSSDDRVLLRRVVDRGWLPVAYAWPGEPGRRPHVPGPAVAVSRALGAQELHAELSRLAHRVDGRTDVPATRSASGPGAVVGDGDGVGDFRSVGPCAVPVELSAREREMVELIALGLSNEEIARHCYVTVNTVKTFIRSAYRKIGVTRRTQAVAWALEHGLVDPSAATGLTAAAPRGDRVR from the coding sequence ATGACCACCGCCAGCCTCGTCCCGACGCGGCGCCCCGCCGAGGGCGGCGTCCAGATCGCCGTGATCGGCCAGTCCGAGCTGCTCACGCAGGGGCTGAGGGCGCTGCTCGAGCCGTTCGTGCCCACGGCACGCGTCGACGTGCTCGGCCCGACGCTGTCGCTGCAGTCGCCCCGGCCGGTGGTCTTCGAGCCCTCGGCGCCGATGAGCAGCGACGACCGGGTCCTGCTGCGTCGCGTCGTCGACCGCGGCTGGCTCCCCGTGGCCTACGCGTGGCCGGGTGAGCCGGGACGTCGCCCGCACGTGCCCGGCCCCGCGGTGGCCGTCTCCCGCGCGCTCGGGGCGCAGGAGCTGCACGCCGAGCTGAGCCGTCTGGCCCACCGCGTGGACGGGCGCACCGACGTGCCTGCGACCCGCTCCGCGAGCGGCCCCGGTGCCGTCGTCGGTGATGGTGACGGTGTCGGTGACTTCCGGTCCGTGGGACCGTGCGCGGTGCCGGTGGAGCTGAGCGCACGCGAGCGCGAGATGGTCGAGCTGATCGCGCTCGGCCTGAGCAACGAGGAGATCGCGCGGCACTGCTACGTGACCGTGAACACCGTCAAGACGTTCATCCGCTCGGCCTACCGCAAGATCGGCGTCACCCGGCGCACCCAGGCGGTGGCCTGGGCCCTCGAGCACGGGCTGGTCGACCCGTCGGCGGCCACCGGGCTCACGGCAGCAGCCCCGCGGGGAGACCGCGTTCGGTGA
- a CDS encoding GAF and ANTAR domain-containing protein, which translates to MTTGGTAEARARDTAYAAFFARISEGLLGDPSVPLSFQRVVDRALEIVPGCEGAGITLRGRGRESESTAAATSELTLEADRLQYDLDEGPCLDSVRGGGTLVSDDLRHEPRWPRWAQAAAGLGVRSVLSIRLHSEEENIGALNCYSRSTGAFAPESVELAEIYAVHATGVLSQAQLVTGLRTALESRHDIGVAQGVLAVTYEISYEQAFELLRRLSNETNTKLRDVARQVLTERGLPAGLLP; encoded by the coding sequence TACGCCGCGTTCTTCGCGAGGATCAGCGAGGGCCTGCTCGGCGATCCCTCCGTCCCGCTGAGCTTCCAGCGAGTGGTCGACCGCGCACTCGAGATCGTCCCGGGCTGCGAGGGTGCCGGCATCACCCTGCGCGGCCGGGGGCGGGAGTCCGAGAGCACCGCCGCCGCGACCTCGGAGCTGACCCTGGAGGCCGACCGGTTGCAGTACGACCTCGACGAGGGACCGTGCCTGGACTCCGTGCGCGGTGGGGGCACCCTGGTCAGCGACGACCTGCGCCACGAGCCGCGGTGGCCCCGGTGGGCCCAGGCTGCGGCCGGGCTGGGCGTGCGCTCGGTGCTCAGCATCCGGCTGCACTCCGAGGAGGAGAACATCGGTGCGCTGAACTGCTACTCCCGCTCGACGGGCGCCTTCGCGCCCGAGAGCGTCGAGCTCGCCGAGATCTACGCCGTCCACGCCACCGGCGTGCTCAGCCAGGCCCAGCTGGTCACCGGTCTGCGCACCGCCCTGGAGTCGCGCCACGACATCGGCGTGGCACAGGGCGTGCTGGCCGTCACCTACGAGATCAGCTACGAGCAGGCCTTCGAGCTGTTGCGCCGGCTCTCCAACGAGACCAACACCAAGCTGCGCGACGTGGCCCGGCAGGTGCTCACCGAACGCGGTCTCCCCGCGGGGCTGCTGCCGTGA